The genomic stretch GCGGACGGTTTTTTTGTCGGGGAGGAACTGCATCAGACGGAAGTAACCCCCGCCTTGGTAGGGACGTTTGGGGTCGACGCCGGCCTGGTAGTTGGAGAGGATTTGATGGATGTTTTGTCCAGCTTTGCCGGGGCTGATGAGGTGAGCGGTGCCGTCGCCAAGGACATGGCCGCTGAGCATGAAATGGATGTTGGGGTGACGGGAGAGGAGTTTTTGCCAGAGGTCTTCGCCTTCGTTGACGTCGGTGGCTTTGGCGAGGGGATAGGTCTTTGGGTTCCACTTTTGCTCCTTGCCGTATTTTTCGAGGTGATAGCGGGTGTCGTCGTGGAAGAGGTAGGCGTGGGTGGAGGCGATGATGAAGTGGTTGGGATGCCCGGCAGCGATTTTGTCGGCCCATTGGATGACGGCATCGCGCGGACCGAACTCGAGGGCGATGATGAGGAGTTCGCCGGTGGGGGTGGAAATGGTGTGGGCGGTGTTTTCGAGTTTACCGGGTTCGAAGTAGTGGACGGTGCTGCTGTTGGAGTAGTCGGTGGGCTTGAAGTAGTCGTTGAGGAGGGTGCTGCGGTCGGCGGCTTTGCCGTCTGGGCCGAGGTCGTGGTTGCCGGGGAGAAGCGAGTAAGGAATTTTTGCCTGATGGAGAATGTCGTAGGCTTTGCGGGCATTTTGCCACTGGTCGGGGCGGTTGTGGTCGGTGATGTCACCGAGGTGCATGACGAAGCGGATGTCATGGCTTGCCTTGTGGGCGGCGACCCATTCGGTCTGGCGGATGAAAACTTCGGGGGCTTTGTCGGTGAGGTTTTGGGTGTCGGGAAAAACGGCGAGGGTCCAGGTGCCGGGTGGAGCGTCGAAGGGGGTGGTGGGGACGGTTTGGGCGTGGGGCGGGAGCGAGGGGGTTTGAGAGAAAGCGCTCGCGGGGATGACGCTGAGGGCGAGTGGTTTGAGAAAGGCGCGGCGATTGATGTTCATGGCGGCGAGGGTTACGCGGCCATGAATGGTTTTGTTGCAAGTAGCAGCCGACGTGTGGAGGCTCTTGCGGTGAAGCGAGTGGGATCGCTGACTAGATGAGTTAGAGCCGACTCACGTCGGCTGCTACGGGGAATTTCTTAGATGGCGAACTCGTCGGTGCTGGTGGTGGTGTCGTCGCCGACGGCGCGCAGGATCATGCCGGCGGCGACGGTGTTGTTGGTCATTTCATCGACGAGGACGAAGCTGCCGGTGGTGCGGTTTTGGGCGTAGGGATCGAAGTAGAGGGGGCTGGCGCAGCGGATGCGTATGCAGCCAATGTCGTTGAGGCCGAAGCCTTCGTCGCCTTGCTCGTGATCGAGGGTGGTGATGTTAACGCGATAGACGAGGTCGGTGACGGTGACGCGCACGTCGCGGGTGGTGTGACGCAGGTGGAAGCGGGCGCGCGGACGAAGTTTTTTGTCGGTGAACCAGCAGATCATGGCGTCGATGTAGGCGCTGTGCTGGGGCGGGGCGCTGGCTTGGGCGATCATGTCGCCGCGGGAGATGTCGATCTCGTCGGCCAAAGTGAGGGCGTAGCTGAGGGCGGGTTCGGCTTCGGTCACGTCGCCGTCGCCGGTGTGGATGCTGGTGATGCGGCTGGTCATGCCGGCGGGGTAGGCGATGACTTCGTCGCCGACTTTGAATTTGCCGCTGGCAAGGCGTCCGGCGAAGCCACGGAAGTCGTGGTAATCGTCGGACTGGGGACGGATGACCCATTGAACAGGAAAGCGGGCTTCGTCCTGGGTTTCGCCGGTGAGCACTTCGACGGTTTCGAGATGATGGAGCAGCGTGGGGCCGGTATACCAAGGGGAGTTGGTGGAGGCGTCGACGACGTTGTCGCCGTGGAGGGCGCTAATGGGAATGAAGGTGACTTTGGGGTTGTGTTCGAGGCCTTTGGCGAAGGAGGTGAAGGTGGAGACGATGGTGTTGTAGGTATCTTCGCTCCAATGGACGAGGTCCATTTTATTGATGGCGACGAGGATGTGCTGGATGCGCAGCAGGGAGGCGAGGTAGGCGTGGCGGCGGGTCTGTTCAGCGACGCCGTGACGGGCGTCGACGAGGATGATGGCGAGGTCGGCGGTGGAGGCACCGGTGACCATGTTGCGGGTGTATTGGGTGTGGCCGGGGGTGTCGGCGATGATGAACTTGCGTTTGGGGGTGGCGAAGTAGCGGTAGGCGACGTCGATGGTGATGCCTTGTTCGCGCTCGGCGCGGAGGCCGTCGGTGAGAAGGGCGAGATTGACGTGTTCGTCGCCGCGACGTTTGCTCGATTCTTCGACGGCGAGGAGCTGGTCTT from Phragmitibacter flavus encodes the following:
- a CDS encoding sulfate adenylyltransferase subunit 1; the protein is MSLPLNPTESSLLRFTTAGSVDDGKSTLIGRLLYDSKSIFEDQLLAVEESSKRRGDEHVNLALLTDGLRAEREQGITIDVAYRYFATPKRKFIIADTPGHTQYTRNMVTGASTADLAIILVDARHGVAEQTRRHAYLASLLRIQHILVAINKMDLVHWSEDTYNTIVSTFTSFAKGLEHNPKVTFIPISALHGDNVVDASTNSPWYTGPTLLHHLETVEVLTGETQDEARFPVQWVIRPQSDDYHDFRGFAGRLASGKFKVGDEVIAYPAGMTSRITSIHTGDGDVTEAEPALSYALTLADEIDISRGDMIAQASAPPQHSAYIDAMICWFTDKKLRPRARFHLRHTTRDVRVTVTDLVYRVNITTLDHEQGDEGFGLNDIGCIRIRCASPLYFDPYAQNRTTGSFVLVDEMTNNTVAAGMILRAVGDDTTTSTDEFAI
- a CDS encoding metallophosphoesterase gives rise to the protein MNINRRAFLKPLALSVIPASAFSQTPSLPPHAQTVPTTPFDAPPGTWTLAVFPDTQNLTDKAPEVFIRQTEWVAAHKASHDIRFVMHLGDITDHNRPDQWQNARKAYDILHQAKIPYSLLPGNHDLGPDGKAADRSTLLNDYFKPTDYSNSSTVHYFEPGKLENTAHTISTPTGELLIIALEFGPRDAVIQWADKIAAGHPNHFIIASTHAYLFHDDTRYHLEKYGKEQKWNPKTYPLAKATDVNEGEDLWQKLLSRHPNIHFMLSGHVLGDGTAHLISPGKAGQNIHQILSNYQAGVDPKRPYQGGGYFRLMQFLPDKKTVRIKTYSPWMDQFLTEPNQQFEVTL